A genome region from Sphingobacteriaceae bacterium GW460-11-11-14-LB5 includes the following:
- a CDS encoding ABC transporter permease, translating into MVKEEQQWTIEAKSSLFDLKLHEVWAYRDLLVLLVRRDFVSFYKQTILGPLWFFIQPLFTTIIFTFIFGNLAGISTDSLPKPLFYMAGITAWNYFADCLTKTSSVFRDNAGIFGKVYFPRLIMPLSIVVSNLVRFGVQMLLFLILMAYYYFSGANFNISWAICLFPVIVILMALLGLGAGMIISAMTTKYRDLAFLIGFGVQLLMYATTVIYPLSEAINKYPAYAWIIEYNPMTPIIETFRYGFLGQGSFSWFSLGYATIVTIFLLLIGTVVFNKVERNFVDTV; encoded by the coding sequence ATGGTTAAGGAAGAACAGCAGTGGACCATTGAGGCTAAATCATCCTTGTTTGACCTAAAACTGCATGAGGTTTGGGCCTATCGGGATTTGTTGGTATTATTGGTCAGGAGGGATTTTGTCTCTTTCTACAAACAAACCATTTTGGGGCCACTCTGGTTTTTTATTCAACCCCTGTTTACCACCATCATTTTTACCTTTATTTTTGGCAACCTTGCAGGTATCTCTACCGATAGCCTACCGAAGCCCTTATTTTATATGGCCGGAATTACGGCCTGGAATTACTTTGCTGATTGTTTAACCAAAACATCATCTGTTTTTAGGGATAACGCTGGTATTTTCGGCAAGGTATATTTCCCCAGGTTAATTATGCCATTAAGTATTGTGGTAAGCAATCTGGTGCGCTTTGGCGTACAGATGCTGTTATTTCTCATATTAATGGCCTATTATTATTTCTCAGGCGCAAACTTCAACATCAGCTGGGCAATTTGCCTGTTCCCGGTAATTGTAATATTAATGGCTTTATTGGGTTTGGGTGCAGGGATGATTATCTCGGCTATGACCACGAAATATAGGGATTTGGCTTTTCTCATCGGTTTTGGTGTGCAGCTATTGATGTATGCGACTACTGTAATCTATCCCTTATCTGAGGCTATTAACAAATATCCGGCTTATGCCTGGATTATCGAGTATAATCCGATGACGCCAATAATTGAAACTTTTAGATATGGATTTTTAGGACAAGGAAGCTTTAGCTGGTTTAGTTTAGGTTATGCTACAATTGTTACGATTTTTTTATTGTTGATTGGCACAGTAGTTTTCAATAAAGTAGAACGGAATTTTGTTGACACCGTATAA
- a CDS encoding asparagine synthase (glutamine-hydrolyzing) codes for MCRIAGIINSKNSFEKVNQQVKAMCDSMQHGGPDDHGIYTAEKTPLCLGNRRLAILDLSSTGHQPMLSHKEDLVITYNGEIYNYKQIRTELINLGYIFKTQTDTEVILYAYQHWGETAFEKLDGIFAFCIFDKREQCVYLVRDQNGIKPLYYHFANETLTFASEVKAFKHANIDQENDNWRIYYLAFGHIPEPYTTLKNVCSLGKGSFLKYNIRSAQHLIQSYHEFESTSYIHNESYAIERIREQLGHSIKQQMISDVDIGVLFSGGLDSSIITILANQYNNKQLSSISANFNEIDFSEKKQRNSLLQKINLQKIEQLITYRDFVQNFETVLADMDQPTNDGINTWFVCKTAKANGIKVVLSGLGADELFGGYPSFDRIHKIQNLNWLSKSALRSTRFSNNTKFKRLYYLSLNSPIGEYLCLRGVYSPDVIAELLDIDMKTVIDCLEDIPLHPGIKKTSNETRASWFEFNMYMQNQLLKDTDFMSMSHGVEVRVPFLDRNFVDLVLSISTEIKFSYEQKKKLLVEAYKEDLPVETWKRSKMGFTFPFQEWMRKSSDIADPSRYANKRAKSLMQNFGENKLHWSSALALYRIYHAS; via the coding sequence ATGTGTCGCATAGCAGGCATCATTAATAGCAAAAATTCATTCGAAAAAGTCAATCAACAGGTAAAAGCCATGTGCGATAGTATGCAACATGGTGGCCCTGATGATCATGGTATCTATACGGCTGAAAAAACACCGCTATGCCTTGGTAACCGTAGGTTGGCTATTTTAGATCTTAGTTCCACTGGACATCAACCGATGCTAAGCCATAAAGAAGATCTGGTGATCACTTACAATGGCGAGATTTATAATTATAAGCAGATCAGAACTGAATTAATCAATTTAGGCTATATTTTTAAAACACAAACAGATACAGAGGTCATCCTTTATGCCTATCAGCATTGGGGAGAAACAGCATTCGAAAAACTTGATGGTATTTTTGCCTTCTGCATTTTTGATAAACGGGAACAATGTGTGTACCTGGTCCGGGACCAAAACGGAATAAAACCACTTTATTATCATTTTGCTAACGAAACTTTAACCTTTGCATCAGAAGTAAAAGCATTTAAACACGCTAATATTGACCAGGAAAATGATAACTGGCGGATTTACTACCTTGCTTTTGGCCATATCCCCGAACCTTATACTACACTTAAAAATGTATGTAGCCTGGGCAAAGGTTCTTTTCTGAAATACAACATTAGAAGCGCTCAGCATCTTATTCAATCGTACCATGAATTTGAAAGCACTTCTTATATTCATAACGAAAGTTATGCGATTGAAAGAATCCGCGAACAACTTGGCCACTCTATCAAACAGCAAATGATTTCTGATGTTGATATTGGCGTATTATTCAGTGGTGGGCTCGATTCGAGCATCATTACGATACTGGCTAATCAATATAATAACAAACAGTTGTCTAGTATTTCTGCCAATTTTAATGAGATAGATTTTTCCGAAAAAAAACAGCGGAATAGTTTACTTCAAAAAATAAATCTTCAAAAAATTGAACAGCTGATTACCTATCGCGATTTCGTGCAGAATTTTGAAACCGTTTTAGCAGATATGGATCAACCCACAAATGATGGGATCAATACCTGGTTTGTATGTAAAACAGCAAAAGCGAACGGGATAAAAGTGGTGCTATCGGGTTTAGGCGCTGATGAGCTTTTTGGCGGATACCCATCTTTTGATCGGATCCATAAAATACAAAATCTAAATTGGTTGAGTAAAAGCGCTTTACGCAGTACGCGTTTTTCCAATAACACCAAATTTAAACGTTTATATTACCTCAGCTTAAACTCACCCATTGGCGAATACCTATGTTTGAGAGGAGTTTACTCTCCTGATGTGATCGCCGAATTGTTAGACATCGATATGAAAACCGTTATCGATTGCCTGGAAGACATCCCCCTTCACCCCGGAATTAAGAAAACCAGTAACGAAACAAGAGCGAGCTGGTTCGAATTTAACATGTACATGCAAAATCAGTTATTAAAAGATACCGATTTTATGAGCATGAGCCATGGTGTTGAAGTGAGGGTTCCATTCCTGGACCGTAATTTTGTTGATCTGGTTCTTTCCATCTCAACAGAAATAAAGTTCAGTTACGAACAGAAGAAAAAACTCCTGGTAGAGGCTTACAAAGAAGATCTACCCGTAGAAACCTGGAAAAGATCAAAAATGGGTTTCACTTTCCCGTTTCAAGAATGGATGAGAAAAAGCTCCGACATTGCCGATCCATCCCGTTATGCAAATAAAAGGGCGAAATCACTCATGCAGAACTTTGGAGAAAACAAATTGCACTGGAGTTCTGCCCTAGCCTTATACAGAATATATCATGCCAGTTAA
- a CDS encoding antitermination protein NusG: MIDQNYRWYPVYTRSRAEKKANEELNRKGIQTYLPLKKAVKQWSDRKKIVEEPLIKSYLFAYISAREYAEVLMTNGVARFIYFSSQIASIPDQQIHDLKLLLATDADLELIDYDIKPGERVLIKAGPFKGVIAELVSVHNKQRIILRLQNMGYSININTSIAFVEPI, from the coding sequence ATGATAGATCAAAATTACAGGTGGTACCCGGTTTATACGCGTTCGAGAGCAGAAAAAAAAGCGAATGAGGAATTGAACAGGAAAGGAATCCAAACTTATTTACCTCTTAAAAAGGCAGTTAAGCAATGGAGCGACCGTAAAAAAATCGTAGAAGAGCCCTTGATTAAATCTTATCTATTTGCCTATATTTCGGCAAGAGAATATGCTGAAGTTCTGATGACCAATGGTGTTGCCAGATTTATTTATTTCTCCAGCCAAATCGCTTCTATCCCTGACCAACAAATCCATGATCTTAAACTCTTGCTCGCTACAGATGCCGATCTGGAACTCATTGATTATGACATTAAACCAGGTGAAAGGGTATTGATTAAAGCCGGACCTTTTAAAGGTGTAATTGCCGAATTGGTATCGGTACATAATAAGCAACGTATTATTTTACGTTTACAAAACATGGGTTATTCGATAAATATTAATACATCGATAGCTTTTGTAGAACCAATCTAG
- a CDS encoding type I glyceraldehyde-3-phosphate dehydrogenase: MRLAINGFGRIGRTFLRLALAEGFEVVAINDLAEAKTMAHLFKYDTVHGVFAGNVSAKPDALVINQLSIPVFAIKDADELPWSALRVDLVIDCTGKNLTKSLAEKHITSGAKQVLISAPAAEDIPMVVLGVNDHQIDLTSAVLSNASCTTNNIAPMIKILNDNWGVEEGYITTIHSMTGDQNLHDANHKDLRRARAASSSIIPTTTGAAKAITHIFPELDGRLGGAGIRVPVLNGSLTDFTCLLKKKTTIEEINAAFKHAAENELKGLLEYTEDPIVSVDIIDNPHSCIFDSLLTSIVGDLVKVVGWYDNEFGYSSRLIDVVKKIDRL; this comes from the coding sequence ATGAGGCTGGCAATAAATGGTTTTGGTAGAATAGGAAGAACATTTTTACGCTTGGCATTGGCTGAGGGATTTGAAGTAGTGGCCATTAACGACCTGGCAGAAGCCAAGACGATGGCTCACTTATTTAAATACGATACTGTTCATGGTGTTTTCGCGGGTAATGTTTCAGCAAAACCCGATGCCTTGGTGATCAATCAGCTTTCTATTCCGGTTTTCGCCATTAAAGATGCCGATGAATTACCCTGGTCGGCACTTAGGGTAGATCTGGTTATCGATTGTACAGGCAAAAATTTAACCAAATCGCTCGCTGAAAAACACATTACCTCAGGGGCTAAACAAGTGCTGATTTCAGCGCCGGCAGCCGAAGATATTCCGATGGTGGTATTGGGGGTAAACGATCATCAGATTGATTTAACCAGTGCTGTACTATCAAATGCGAGTTGTACTACAAACAATATTGCCCCGATGATTAAGATTTTGAACGATAACTGGGGGGTTGAGGAAGGTTATATTACCACCATCCATTCCATGACCGGCGATCAGAACCTGCATGATGCAAACCACAAAGATTTGCGCAGGGCAAGGGCAGCCTCATCTTCCATTATTCCAACCACAACTGGGGCAGCAAAAGCCATTACCCATATTTTTCCTGAACTGGATGGTCGTTTAGGTGGAGCAGGGATCAGGGTTCCGGTTTTAAACGGATCGTTGACCGATTTTACCTGCCTGCTCAAGAAAAAGACAACCATCGAAGAAATTAATGCTGCTTTTAAACACGCTGCCGAAAATGAATTAAAAGGCCTCCTGGAGTATACTGAAGATCCAATTGTATCTGTCGATATTATCGACAACCCGCATTCTTGTATTTTCGATTCGCTATTAACTTCTATTGTTGGCGATCTGGTTAAAGTGGTAGGCTGGTACGACAACGAATTTGGTTATAGCAGCCGTTTAATCGATGTGGTAAAGAAAATTGATCGATTGTAA
- a CDS encoding paraquat-inducible protein A, which translates to METQKTHLKERKSFLPKLLLILSLAALLVAEGYFGLRLHQLSDQQERIKEDYSNINNITYGLFSVQQWKDNVSRIVHHQVRNLKMTKKQKKILQTEVQNVLLALIDKAEALVNKPKKTISGKIQKFAIRNFVNSDSIRAQVPAFAKKIIAEVDNPKNKRQLSKMAMGEFNELANEEKLDSAFVANGASVRALYKKYHVSSTDALNKNLVQTLSEIRSKTYSYSFGMLACVVVVLGFWWGLRKRRDLHTTLFVMSLLFAFILLAVGLTASMIEVDARIRSLDFVLLGEHVVFKDQVLFFQSKSIMDVVSVLISQPGIDSILVGVLILVFSILFPAVKLSSTGIHLLGNKKLAENKVIKYFAFQSGKWSMADVIVIAILMAYIGLNGLLEGQLQALNIKNDSLTILTTNNTALQPGYIIFISFVLYGLILSTILKFITPHDAH; encoded by the coding sequence TTGGAAACACAAAAAACACACCTTAAAGAGCGGAAGTCTTTTCTTCCCAAATTATTGCTCATCCTCTCACTAGCCGCACTGCTGGTTGCGGAAGGATATTTCGGACTGAGGCTGCACCAACTTTCCGATCAGCAGGAACGCATAAAGGAAGATTATTCCAATATCAATAACATTACCTACGGACTGTTTTCTGTGCAGCAATGGAAAGATAATGTTTCAAGGATTGTGCACCATCAGGTACGCAACCTGAAAATGACCAAAAAACAAAAGAAAATATTACAAACAGAAGTGCAAAATGTGCTGCTCGCCCTTATAGACAAAGCTGAGGCACTGGTTAATAAACCCAAAAAAACAATCAGTGGCAAGATTCAGAAATTTGCGATACGCAATTTTGTAAACTCCGACAGCATCAGGGCACAGGTGCCGGCTTTTGCCAAAAAGATTATTGCCGAGGTAGATAATCCCAAAAACAAGCGGCAACTGAGTAAAATGGCCATGGGCGAGTTTAACGAACTGGCCAATGAAGAAAAGCTCGATAGTGCATTTGTGGCCAACGGAGCTTCTGTAAGGGCATTGTACAAAAAATATCATGTAAGCTCTACCGATGCATTGAATAAAAACCTTGTTCAAACGTTATCCGAAATTCGTAGTAAAACCTACAGTTATTCATTTGGTATGCTGGCTTGCGTGGTGGTGGTGCTGGGTTTTTGGTGGGGGCTTCGCAAACGCCGTGATCTGCATACCACACTCTTTGTCATGTCGTTGCTCTTTGCATTTATCCTCCTGGCTGTCGGCCTCACCGCATCAATGATAGAGGTTGATGCCCGTATCCGTTCGCTGGATTTTGTGCTGCTCGGCGAGCATGTGGTTTTTAAAGATCAGGTGCTGTTTTTTCAGAGCAAAAGTATCATGGACGTGGTAAGCGTACTCATCAGTCAGCCTGGCATCGATTCTATCCTGGTCGGTGTGCTGATATTGGTTTTTAGTATTCTGTTTCCGGCAGTCAAGTTAAGTTCGACGGGAATACACCTCCTGGGGAATAAAAAGCTGGCCGAAAATAAGGTAATTAAATACTTCGCATTCCAATCGGGTAAGTGGAGTATGGCCGATGTTATTGTCATTGCCATACTCATGGCTTATATCGGGCTGAATGGCTTGCTCGAAGGGCAACTTCAGGCACTTAATATCAAAAACGATTCGCTTACCATTCTAACCACCAACAATACGGCATTGCAGCCCGGATATATCATATTCATCAGCTTTGTGTTATATGGCCTCATTCTCTCAACGATATTGAAGTTCATTACACCGCACGATGCCCATTAA
- a CDS encoding 2-methylisocitrate lyase gives MATTTHNPKNTPAKKNWLAPFVLITALSLLLIGEAYFGYRFHQLSYEQKRIKEDYSLSNNITFGIFSVDRWGEKISAVVDRRVKGFKLTAKQKIEMRKGIEKELHGLVNQAVSEVTKPQKTLGGKLKKLAFNSFVDVDELHAQVPSFAKTIVTKITSPASLKRLKNVAASKVDELEEQTYDSTDTTITTVEHNIYQKYHVAGASAYNRLVEAKLAQIKHDTFQCAWAMLACVAIALMLWLFLRKRVQLHVPLFVMSLLFAVVLLTVGVTSPIIEVDARIKTLEFALLGDKIAFTNQVLFFQSKSILGIIGTLIEQPKPDAVLVGALLLLFVVALPLLRIVARGVHVSCGHLFGSQKVLRFMAFDLGKWDMADVMVVGIAMTYIGLNGILKSQLSGLNIENDTLTTVTANNSALQLGFFVFVAYVVYAKVLSFLLKRMDERNGSCE, from the coding sequence ATGGCAACAACAACACATAATCCTAAAAATACTCCGGCAAAAAAGAACTGGTTAGCACCTTTTGTGCTAATTACAGCACTTAGCCTGCTTTTAATTGGAGAAGCCTATTTCGGTTACCGCTTCCACCAGCTTTCTTACGAACAAAAACGGATTAAGGAAGATTACAGCCTATCGAACAACATTACCTTTGGCATCTTCTCGGTAGATCGATGGGGAGAGAAGATTTCGGCTGTGGTAGACCGACGGGTAAAAGGCTTCAAGTTAACTGCCAAACAGAAAATAGAGATGCGCAAGGGCATTGAAAAGGAGCTGCACGGATTGGTTAATCAAGCAGTTTCCGAAGTAACCAAGCCTCAGAAAACCCTTGGTGGCAAACTCAAAAAACTAGCCTTTAACAGCTTTGTAGACGTTGATGAACTCCATGCACAGGTGCCATCTTTCGCCAAAACTATTGTAACAAAGATCACAAGTCCGGCCAGTTTAAAGCGGCTCAAAAACGTTGCGGCGAGCAAAGTAGACGAGCTGGAAGAGCAAACCTACGATAGTACCGATACCACCATTACCACGGTAGAACATAATATTTATCAAAAGTACCATGTTGCCGGAGCAAGCGCTTACAATCGTTTGGTAGAGGCCAAACTTGCACAAATTAAACACGATACTTTTCAATGTGCATGGGCGATGCTGGCTTGCGTTGCCATTGCATTAATGCTCTGGCTCTTTTTAAGAAAACGGGTGCAATTGCACGTTCCATTGTTTGTGATGTCGCTGCTCTTTGCTGTTGTTTTGCTTACAGTAGGGGTTACCTCCCCAATTATTGAGGTTGATGCACGTATAAAAACATTAGAGTTTGCATTGTTGGGCGATAAAATCGCCTTCACTAATCAGGTGCTTTTTTTTCAGAGTAAAAGCATACTGGGCATTATCGGAACATTAATCGAACAGCCGAAACCAGATGCCGTGCTCGTTGGTGCATTGTTGCTCTTATTTGTTGTGGCATTGCCGCTACTCCGCATCGTGGCAAGAGGTGTACATGTATCCTGCGGACATCTTTTCGGAAGTCAGAAAGTATTGCGCTTTATGGCATTCGATCTCGGAAAATGGGATATGGCTGATGTAATGGTGGTGGGCATTGCAATGACCTATATCGGCTTAAACGGAATATTGAAAAGCCAGCTCTCCGGCCTGAACATCGAAAACGATACGCTAACCACTGTTACGGCCAATAATTCGGCACTGCAGCTCGGGTTCTTTGTGTTTGTGGCTTATGTGGTTTACGCAAAGGTATTGTCCTTTTTACTTAAGCGGATGGATGAGCGAAACGGCTCGTGTGAGTAG
- a CDS encoding phosphoglycerate kinase produces the protein MNTIDQFDFKDKKALIRVDFNVPLDDEFKITDDKRIRAALPTISKILKDGGAVILMSHLGRPKDGPTDKYSLKHILSDLSALVGVEVKFADDCIGESAVKQAADLKSGEVLLLENLRFYKEEEKGDVAFAEKLSKLGDVYVNDAFGTAHRAHASTSIIAQFFPDAKYFGYLMASEVENAEKILNHAERPFTAIMGGAKVSDKILLIEKLLDKVDNLIIGGGMAYTFAKAQGGEIGTSLLEADKQELSLELIEKAKAKGVNLILPVDTVIADKFANDADKKDVTSGQIPADWMGLDIGPKSVALFQDVIKNSKTLLWNGPMGVFEMESFQVGTKAVAEAVVAATKDNGAFSLIGGGDSAAAIAKFGMEDEVSYVSTGGGALLEYMEGKELPGVKAING, from the coding sequence ATGAATACAATTGACCAGTTTGACTTTAAAGATAAAAAAGCATTAATCAGGGTAGATTTTAATGTGCCTTTAGATGATGAATTTAAAATTACTGATGATAAAAGAATCAGGGCGGCTTTGCCAACCATTTCTAAAATCTTAAAAGATGGTGGTGCGGTTATTTTAATGTCTCACTTAGGTCGCCCGAAAGATGGCCCTACTGATAAATACTCTTTAAAACACATTTTATCTGATTTATCTGCACTTGTTGGTGTTGAAGTTAAATTTGCTGATGATTGTATTGGTGAAAGCGCCGTAAAACAGGCAGCCGATTTAAAATCTGGTGAAGTTTTATTGTTAGAAAACCTTCGTTTTTACAAAGAAGAAGAAAAAGGTGATGTTGCCTTTGCAGAGAAATTATCAAAATTAGGCGATGTTTATGTAAACGATGCCTTTGGTACGGCTCACCGTGCACATGCCTCCACTTCAATTATTGCCCAGTTTTTCCCGGATGCGAAATACTTCGGTTATTTAATGGCCTCGGAAGTTGAAAATGCCGAAAAAATATTAAACCACGCAGAAAGACCTTTTACAGCCATTATGGGTGGTGCTAAAGTATCTGATAAAATTCTTTTGATCGAGAAATTATTGGATAAAGTAGATAATCTGATTATTGGTGGTGGTATGGCTTACACCTTTGCCAAGGCACAAGGTGGAGAAATTGGTACCTCTTTATTAGAAGCCGATAAACAGGAACTTTCTTTAGAACTGATCGAAAAAGCAAAAGCAAAAGGGGTAAACCTGATTTTACCTGTTGATACGGTAATTGCAGATAAATTTGCAAACGATGCCGATAAAAAGGATGTAACATCAGGTCAGATTCCTGCAGATTGGATGGGATTGGATATAGGTCCGAAATCAGTGGCATTATTCCAGGATGTAATTAAAAACTCTAAAACTTTATTGTGGAATGGCCCAATGGGTGTTTTCGAAATGGAAAGTTTCCAGGTGGGTACTAAAGCTGTGGCTGAAGCTGTTGTGGCCGCAACTAAAGATAACGGTGCATTCTCATTGATTGGTGGTGGTGATTCAGCTGCAGCAATCGCAAAATTCGGTATGGAAGATGAAGTAAGCTACGTTTCTACAGGTGGCGGTGCTTTGCTTGAATATATGGAAGGTAAAGAATTGCCGGGTGTTAAAGCCATTAATGGATAA